One region of Exiguobacterium acetylicum genomic DNA includes:
- a CDS encoding ATP-binding cassette domain-containing protein, whose protein sequence is MIHVENLTKTYDGKDVVKGISFDVEAGEIFAFLGPNGAGKSTTVQMLTTLIPISGGRATIQEFDVVKQEKQVRLQIGVALQDTGIDEDLTGLELLVLQGKLFGLSQTEAKIRAEELLRLVGLDQDGKRRSGTYSGGMKRRLDLALTLVHQPTVLFLDEPTTGLDPASRLQIWNEVRRLNEEFGTTIFLTTQYLEEADQLADRIAIINEGQLIAEGTAAELKAANGEERIELTLAEKEDEQIVLETFAGRQEKDRLVIPSRGTETLRAVVRFLDERKMVATSLVVKQPSLDDVFIRLTGQAYKEES, encoded by the coding sequence ATGATTCATGTCGAGAACTTGACGAAGACGTACGATGGGAAGGATGTCGTCAAAGGCATCTCGTTCGATGTCGAGGCAGGAGAAATCTTTGCTTTTTTAGGACCGAACGGGGCAGGAAAGTCAACGACCGTCCAGATGCTGACAACGTTGATTCCGATTTCCGGTGGTCGAGCAACGATTCAAGAATTTGATGTCGTCAAACAGGAAAAACAAGTCCGTTTGCAAATTGGAGTTGCCTTGCAAGATACCGGCATCGATGAGGATTTGACCGGGCTTGAATTACTTGTCCTACAAGGAAAATTATTCGGATTAAGTCAGACGGAAGCAAAAATACGGGCAGAGGAATTGTTGCGACTCGTCGGACTCGATCAAGACGGCAAGCGTCGATCTGGCACTTACTCCGGTGGGATGAAACGACGACTTGATCTCGCTTTGACGCTCGTCCATCAACCGACCGTTTTGTTTCTCGACGAACCAACAACCGGACTTGACCCGGCGAGTCGTCTGCAAATCTGGAACGAGGTCCGGCGACTGAACGAAGAGTTCGGAACGACGATCTTTTTGACGACTCAGTACTTGGAAGAAGCCGATCAGCTAGCCGATCGGATCGCGATCATCAATGAAGGGCAACTGATTGCCGAAGGGACGGCAGCTGAGCTGAAGGCAGCAAACGGAGAAGAGCGGATCGAATTGACACTTGCGGAAAAAGAGGACGAACAAATCGTTTTAGAGACGTTTGCCGGTCGTCAGGAAAAAGACCGTCTCGTCATTCCTTCGCGGGGAACGGAGACACTGCGCGCGGTCGTCCGTTTTCTCGACGAACGGAAGATGGTTGCGACGTCACTGGTCGTCAAACAACCCTCACTTGATGATGTCTTCATTCGTTTGACCGGACAAGCTTATAAGGAGGAATCGTGA
- a CDS encoding ABC transporter permease, whose amino-acid sequence MIRETWFLMRRSLLVTLRNPFSFIPNLIISVFFLLVYTSGLSGISNLPQFDGVDYLNFILPVSIVSGAVGGAGGAGQALVKDIESGYFARLLLTPVSRTAIVLGPMLAGMLQLFVQTLLIFGMAFLLGLSIPVGVSGFFLTILLALGFGLAFAGYSVGVALKTRNAQAAQAGTLLFFPLIFLSTTFVPKDLIEAEWLKIAATINPTTYIMEGMRSVLTRPEIDWSVYWQGLIVAAVLSIAMVIFAALNARGALKK is encoded by the coding sequence ATGATTCGAGAAACGTGGTTTTTGATGCGGCGGAGTCTACTCGTCACGTTGCGTAATCCGTTTTCTTTCATTCCGAACTTAATCATCAGTGTCTTTTTCCTGCTCGTCTACACGAGTGGTCTCTCCGGAATTTCAAATTTACCGCAGTTCGACGGCGTCGATTATTTGAACTTCATTTTGCCGGTCTCAATCGTCTCAGGTGCTGTTGGTGGAGCCGGGGGAGCGGGTCAAGCGCTCGTCAAGGATATCGAGAGTGGTTATTTCGCTCGTCTGTTGCTGACACCCGTCTCGCGAACAGCGATCGTCCTCGGACCAATGCTTGCCGGGATGCTGCAATTATTCGTTCAAACGTTACTGATCTTCGGGATGGCCTTTTTGCTTGGTCTATCGATTCCAGTCGGTGTCAGCGGCTTTTTCTTGACGATCTTACTCGCGCTTGGCTTTGGTCTCGCCTTTGCCGGTTACTCGGTCGGTGTCGCTTTGAAGACACGGAATGCGCAAGCGGCTCAAGCTGGAACGCTTCTGTTCTTCCCTTTGATTTTCCTGTCGACGACGTTTGTACCGAAAGACTTGATTGAAGCCGAATGGCTCAAGATTGCTGCGACGATCAATCCGACGACCTATATCATGGAAGGGATGCGTAGTGTGTTGACCCGTCCAGAAATCGATTGGTCGGTTTATTGGCAAGGTTTGATCGTCGCTGCTGTTCTTAGCATTGCGATGGTGATCTTTGCTGCGCTGAACGCACGCGGAGCATTGAAAAAATAG
- a CDS encoding glycosyltransferase family 2 protein has protein sequence MNLVLNVIMAIFWLLLLYYSYLTIAGILDRYGKKQPVTLTEYPSIAILIPAHNEGIVMRQTLEAMMGIEYPGKLDVFLLDDQSQDETQEIALEFTTMFSRVHYIHVPKGEPIGKSRVLNYGLSITDSEYFLIFDADNQPKADTVTRLVEQAMTQKNACGAVGIVKTINATTNLLTRMIAIEFQVFQLIMQSGRWKAFKTGSLAGTNMLLKRDVIEELGGYDPYALAEDAELTMRITALGYTLPVVYEAETWEQEPETMKVYMKQRTRWMLGNIYLLEKSLRTRDFWKGSTLVHSLQHIMTYLLFIFLLLISDIVLILGLFGYAFDEATTPFIMFWFMTYLVYTIQILAAQELEGTATPKNVLVGLIMYFTYAQLFVILLFRGMYAYLKSKVRKEVIVWDKTKRVKIES, from the coding sequence ATGAACCTCGTCTTGAACGTCATCATGGCGATTTTTTGGTTACTATTACTGTATTATTCTTATCTGACGATTGCCGGCATTCTCGATCGCTATGGAAAAAAACAGCCGGTCACTTTAACAGAGTATCCATCTATCGCTATTCTGATCCCCGCACATAATGAAGGCATCGTCATGCGTCAAACACTCGAGGCGATGATGGGGATCGAATATCCAGGGAAACTCGATGTATTTTTACTCGATGATCAGTCGCAGGATGAGACGCAAGAGATTGCTCTGGAATTTACGACGATGTTCAGTCGAGTCCACTATATCCATGTCCCAAAAGGTGAACCAATCGGAAAATCACGTGTCCTAAACTATGGGCTATCGATCACGGATTCCGAGTACTTCTTAATTTTTGACGCGGACAATCAACCGAAAGCAGACACTGTGACACGACTCGTCGAACAAGCAATGACTCAAAAGAATGCGTGCGGAGCGGTTGGAATCGTCAAGACGATCAATGCAACGACGAACCTGCTGACGCGGATGATTGCGATCGAATTTCAAGTGTTTCAGCTGATCATGCAAAGTGGTCGCTGGAAAGCATTCAAGACGGGATCGTTAGCAGGGACGAACATGTTGTTAAAACGGGATGTCATCGAAGAGTTAGGTGGATATGATCCGTATGCACTGGCAGAGGATGCGGAATTGACGATGCGGATCACGGCACTCGGTTACACACTTCCTGTCGTCTACGAAGCGGAGACATGGGAACAAGAGCCGGAAACGATGAAAGTATACATGAAGCAACGAACGCGTTGGATGCTTGGAAACATCTATTTATTAGAAAAATCACTTCGGACACGAGATTTTTGGAAAGGAAGCACGCTCGTCCATTCCTTGCAGCATATCATGACGTACCTCCTCTTCATCTTCTTGTTGTTAATCTCTGATATCGTTTTAATCCTTGGACTATTTGGTTATGCTTTCGATGAGGCGACGACGCCATTCATCATGTTTTGGTTCATGACGTATCTTGTCTATACGATCCAAATCTTAGCGGCGCAAGAACTCGAAGGAACTGCCACTCCGAAGAATGTCCTCGTCGGGTTGATCATGTACTTTACCTACGCCCAATTATTCGTCATTCTTTTATTCCGCGGAATGTATGCATATCTCAAAAGTAAGGTACGCAAAGAGGTCATCGTCTGGGATAAGACGAAGCGCGTCAAGATTGAGTCATGA
- a CDS encoding Asp23/Gls24 family envelope stress response protein gives MANEINTKQNENEVVRENKLTFEDQVIKKIAGIASNDVKGILSMSGGFMSGLTDRFRSTEDITKGIDAEVGERQVALDLKVIVEYGKNIPSIFQDAVTKIKKSVHDMTGLDVVEINMHVEDVMTRSEFDAKSKSSKEEEEKRDIK, from the coding sequence ATGGCTAACGAAATCAACACTAAACAAAACGAAAACGAAGTAGTACGCGAAAACAAACTCACATTCGAAGATCAAGTCATTAAAAAAATCGCCGGTATCGCATCAAATGATGTCAAAGGCATCCTCTCAATGAGCGGTGGCTTCATGAGTGGATTGACAGATCGTTTCCGGAGCACGGAAGATATCACAAAAGGCATTGACGCGGAAGTCGGCGAACGACAAGTCGCACTCGACTTAAAAGTCATCGTCGAGTACGGCAAAAACATCCCGTCGATCTTCCAAGATGCTGTAACGAAAATCAAAAAATCAGTCCATGATATGACAGGACTCGATGTCGTCGAAATCAATATGCATGTCGAAGATGTCATGACACGTTCTGAGTTCGACGCAAAAAGTAAATCGTCGAAAGAAGAGGAAGAAAAACGTGACATCAAGTAA
- a CDS encoding DUF2273 domain-containing protein, with product MKTSEALRPYRYRLLGGLVGLILAILFLTIGFGPTLLIIVFATIGYLIGQWRDNALDVEGWIQFFQRD from the coding sequence ATGAAAACGAGCGAAGCACTTCGTCCGTATCGCTACCGTCTACTTGGCGGGCTAGTCGGACTGATCCTCGCCATCTTGTTCTTGACGATCGGTTTTGGACCGACGTTGTTGATCATCGTATTCGCAACAATCGGTTACTTGATCGGTCAGTGGCGGGATAATGCGCTTGATGTCGAAGGATGGATTCAGTTCTTTCAACGGGATTGA
- the amaP gene encoding alkaline shock response membrane anchor protein AmaP, which translates to MNGFNRFLLVLIGILGLVSVGLLVLGVYDVPRLSPLIEQWQDQQWYSYTILSLGGFLAFVFVILLFTGLLSRSKGQRLLIQTGDGNITISKQTIERTALESIRGINGVRSPRVNADIHSKKETVALEVDCSVFGQEGLPTIGKDIQERAKNAVESLLELPVTKTRVRISDTKTKTSERVV; encoded by the coding sequence ATGAACGGATTCAATCGTTTCCTACTCGTCCTGATCGGCATTCTCGGTTTAGTCAGCGTCGGTCTTCTTGTACTCGGCGTCTATGATGTTCCACGACTCAGTCCTTTGATTGAACAGTGGCAAGATCAACAATGGTATAGCTACACGATTTTATCACTTGGTGGCTTCCTAGCATTCGTATTTGTCATTCTATTATTCACTGGACTACTCAGTCGTTCAAAAGGACAACGTCTCCTGATTCAAACGGGTGACGGGAATATCACGATCTCTAAGCAAACGATCGAACGAACGGCACTCGAATCGATTCGCGGTATCAATGGCGTACGTTCGCCACGCGTCAACGCGGACATTCACTCGAAAAAAGAGACTGTCGCGCTTGAAGTCGACTGTTCCGTCTTCGGTCAAGAAGGTTTGCCGACAATCGGCAAAGACATTCAAGAACGCGCCAAGAACGCGGTCGAATCGTTGCTCGAACTACCTGTCACAAAAACACGCGTCCGAATCAGTGACACGAAGACCAAAACGTCTGAACGCGTCGTCTAA
- a CDS encoding amino acid permease: protein MMSSNLKRDLTARQVQMIALGGTIGVGLFLGASSTIAWTGPSVLLAYMLAGVFIFFIMRALGEMVYTHPHSGSYAKFANDYIHPAAGFLTASSNIFNWVVVGMSEVIAVGTYLRFWWPELPTWIPGVVVIILLTLANLASVKMFGELEFWFASIKVITILLMIVAGLGIIFFGLGNDGNPVGFSNLWANGGFFTNGFTGFFFALSIVFASYIGVELIGVTAGETKDPEKNITKAINGVVWRILIFYVGSIFIIVTVYPWNELSDLGSPFVATFAKVGVTIAAGIINFVVITAALSGCNSGIFSASRMIYALAEKGQVPSFFLKVNKRGIPFYTVFAISIGIFFGVILDITLPLVLGKDTNIFVYVYSASVLPGMVPWFAILISHIRYRKLESERTASHPFKMPGAPVTNYLSIVALITVLVGMLFNDETRVSILIGVAFLILSTVYYIVKVPKVEK from the coding sequence ATGATGAGTTCGAATTTGAAACGAGATTTAACAGCACGACAGGTACAAATGATTGCACTCGGAGGAACGATCGGGGTCGGTCTTTTCCTTGGAGCATCGAGTACGATTGCTTGGACGGGACCATCTGTCTTACTCGCGTACATGCTAGCAGGAGTCTTTATCTTTTTCATCATGCGGGCACTTGGTGAGATGGTCTATACCCACCCTCACAGTGGTTCGTATGCAAAGTTCGCAAACGATTATATCCATCCAGCAGCTGGTTTTTTGACAGCAAGCAGTAATATCTTCAACTGGGTCGTCGTCGGGATGAGTGAAGTCATCGCTGTCGGGACATATTTACGCTTCTGGTGGCCGGAACTTCCGACCTGGATTCCAGGCGTCGTCGTCATCATTCTCTTGACGCTCGCGAACCTTGCTTCCGTCAAGATGTTCGGTGAGCTTGAATTTTGGTTCGCCTCAATCAAGGTCATAACGATTCTTCTAATGATCGTCGCCGGACTTGGCATCATCTTCTTTGGTTTAGGGAATGACGGAAACCCGGTCGGCTTCTCGAACCTTTGGGCGAACGGTGGATTCTTCACGAATGGTTTCACCGGCTTCTTCTTTGCGCTCTCGATCGTCTTCGCCTCTTATATCGGTGTTGAGTTGATCGGCGTGACAGCTGGAGAAACGAAAGATCCAGAAAAGAACATCACGAAGGCGATCAATGGTGTCGTCTGGCGAATCTTGATTTTCTACGTCGGATCCATCTTCATCATCGTTACGGTGTATCCGTGGAATGAGTTGTCGGATCTCGGCAGTCCGTTCGTTGCGACATTCGCCAAGGTCGGTGTCACGATTGCTGCCGGTATCATCAACTTCGTCGTCATCACGGCCGCTTTATCCGGTTGTAACTCCGGGATCTTCAGTGCAAGCCGGATGATCTATGCATTGGCTGAAAAGGGACAAGTACCGTCCTTCTTCTTGAAAGTCAATAAACGCGGCATTCCATTCTACACGGTCTTCGCGATTTCAATCGGGATTTTCTTCGGAGTCATTCTCGATATCACCTTGCCACTCGTTCTCGGGAAGGATACGAACATCTTCGTGTATGTCTACAGTGCTTCGGTACTACCAGGGATGGTGCCGTGGTTCGCGATTTTAATCAGTCATATTCGGTATCGTAAACTTGAAAGTGAACGGACCGCTTCACATCCGTTCAAGATGCCAGGTGCGCCGGTGACGAACTATCTGTCGATCGTCGCGCTTATCACAGTGCTCGTCGGGATGTTGTTCAACGATGAGACACGCGTCTCGATCTTAATCGGAGTTGCTTTCTTGATCTTAAGTACGGTCTATTACATCGTAAAAGTACCGAAAGTCGAAAAATAA
- a CDS encoding DedA family protein has product MLSQVVNQILLSLADLGYFGIALGLMIEIIPSEIVLSYGGFMISQGTIGWPLAVVAAVIGGLFSQLFLYWFARYGGRPLILKYGKYVLISEHHLDLAERWFLKYGQGVIFGARFIPVVRHAISIPAGLAKMDQTKFSLYTVLAIIPWSILFLYLGETLGTNWRSIKEVAAPYTNGILIAAVVLIIFYVIYKRRQRTV; this is encoded by the coding sequence GTGTTATCTCAAGTCGTCAACCAGATTTTGCTTTCGCTTGCCGATCTCGGATATTTCGGCATCGCCCTCGGGTTGATGATTGAAATCATACCGAGTGAAATCGTCCTCTCTTACGGTGGATTCATGATTTCCCAAGGAACGATTGGCTGGCCGCTTGCCGTCGTCGCTGCCGTCATCGGTGGGTTATTCTCGCAATTATTCTTATATTGGTTTGCTCGCTACGGTGGCCGTCCATTGATCTTGAAGTACGGAAAGTATGTTTTGATCTCAGAGCACCACTTGGATTTAGCTGAGCGTTGGTTCTTAAAGTACGGACAAGGTGTCATCTTCGGAGCCCGTTTCATCCCGGTCGTCCGTCATGCCATCTCGATTCCGGCAGGTCTTGCCAAGATGGATCAAACGAAGTTCTCCCTCTATACGGTGCTTGCGATCATTCCATGGTCGATCTTGTTCCTGTATCTTGGTGAAACGCTCGGAACGAACTGGCGCTCGATCAAGGAAGTGGCAGCACCGTATACGAACGGTATCCTAATCGCTGCCGTTGTCTTAATCATCTTCTACGTCATCTACAAACGCCGTCAACGAACGGTTTGA
- a CDS encoding Na+/H+ antiporter family protein, with protein MNAVLFAVFLLFILAIFRVHIVLAMVISAFAGGLVGGLDLTETTKAFSGGLGDGAEIALSYAMLGAFAVALSKTGLPDALAHALIERSRGNASAASVKKLKGFILFAILLLAISSQNALPIHIAFIPIIIPPLLGLFSQLKIDRRRIAIIMTFGLVTPYMFLPVGFGDIYLNQILLKNLKANGLDTTGASVIEAMAIPALGMVVGLLIGLYTYRKERTYEIRDIAPDDYEIPVITKTKLALSGVVVIATLIVQLQTESMILAATTGLILFLLLRLVRFSEADDVITRGMRMMSFIGFVMISANGFSNVLRKTGDIEPLVENSKALMGDSQLVAAFVMLLIGLLVTMGIGSSFSTVPIIAAIFVPLCIQYGFSLEATIAIIGTAGALGDAGSPASDSTLGPTSGLNADGQHDHMRETVIPTFLHYNIPLLIFGTIAAVVL; from the coding sequence ATAAACGCCGTATTGTTTGCCGTCTTTTTACTATTTATTTTAGCGATCTTCCGCGTCCACATCGTGCTCGCGATGGTCATCAGTGCGTTTGCCGGCGGTCTCGTCGGTGGTCTAGATTTAACTGAAACGACGAAAGCTTTTTCAGGTGGTCTTGGCGACGGGGCAGAAATCGCCCTGAGCTACGCGATGCTTGGTGCGTTTGCCGTTGCTCTCTCGAAAACGGGCTTACCGGACGCACTCGCGCACGCCTTGATTGAACGTTCACGAGGTAATGCAAGTGCCGCTTCCGTCAAAAAGTTAAAAGGATTCATCTTGTTCGCGATTCTCTTGCTTGCGATCAGTTCACAAAACGCGTTGCCGATCCACATCGCGTTCATTCCAATCATCATTCCGCCGCTCCTTGGTCTCTTCTCTCAGTTGAAGATCGATCGACGTCGGATAGCGATCATCATGACGTTCGGTCTCGTGACACCGTACATGTTCTTACCAGTCGGATTCGGAGACATCTATCTCAATCAGATTTTGTTGAAGAACCTGAAGGCAAATGGTCTTGATACAACGGGGGCATCCGTCATCGAAGCGATGGCGATTCCAGCACTCGGAATGGTCGTTGGTCTATTGATCGGTCTTTATACGTACCGGAAAGAGCGGACATATGAAATTCGTGATATCGCCCCGGACGATTATGAAATCCCGGTTATCACGAAAACGAAACTTGCTTTAAGTGGTGTCGTCGTCATCGCGACATTGATCGTCCAACTGCAAACAGAATCAATGATTCTCGCTGCAACAACTGGTTTGATTCTCTTCTTGCTGCTTCGTCTCGTTCGCTTCAGTGAAGCAGATGACGTCATTACACGCGGTATGCGGATGATGTCATTCATCGGTTTCGTCATGATTTCAGCGAACGGTTTCTCTAACGTCTTGCGTAAGACAGGTGATATCGAGCCACTCGTCGAGAATTCAAAAGCGTTGATGGGCGATTCACAACTCGTTGCCGCCTTCGTCATGCTCTTGATTGGTCTTCTCGTCACGATGGGGATCGGCTCGAGTTTCTCGACCGTTCCGATCATCGCTGCCATCTTCGTTCCACTTTGTATCCAGTATGGATTCAGCTTAGAAGCGACGATTGCGATCATCGGTACAGCCGGTGCGCTCGGTGACGCGGGTAGTCCTGCGTCAGACTCGACACTCGGACCAACGAGTGGTCTAAATGCCGATGGTCAGCACGATCACATGCGGGAAACGGTCATTCCGACGTTCCTGCACTACAACATTCCATTACTCATCTTCGGTACGATCGCTGCGGTCGTATTATAA
- a CDS encoding beta-class carbonic anhydrase, which translates to MSVVQEMLAFNERFVAEKQYEQFVSDKFPDKKVVILTCMDARLTELLPHALGLKNGDAKIIKNAGAILSHPFGSVMRSILVALYALGAEEVVVIGHHDCGMSTIDPKHMISEMKDRGIDQQILHTLEVSGVDLNQWLRGFTSVQESVAHSVSLVKNHPLLPPGTNVHGLVIDPGTGKLDVVDC; encoded by the coding sequence ATGTCAGTTGTACAGGAAATGCTAGCCTTCAACGAGCGATTCGTCGCCGAAAAACAGTATGAGCAGTTCGTCTCGGATAAGTTCCCAGACAAAAAGGTCGTCATCCTGACGTGTATGGATGCCCGCTTGACGGAACTCCTCCCACACGCACTTGGTCTTAAGAACGGGGATGCGAAGATCATCAAAAATGCCGGTGCTATCCTATCGCACCCATTCGGTTCCGTCATGCGCTCGATTCTCGTCGCGTTGTATGCTCTTGGTGCTGAAGAAGTCGTCGTCATCGGTCACCACGACTGCGGCATGAGCACGATTGATCCAAAACACATGATCAGTGAAATGAAGGATCGGGGCATCGACCAACAGATTCTTCACACGCTCGAAGTATCTGGTGTTGATTTGAATCAATGGTTGCGTGGTTTCACGTCAGTTCAAGAAAGCGTCGCTCACTCGGTCAGCCTCGTGAAGAACCACCCATTACTACCACCTGGGACGAACGTCCACGGACTCGTCATCGATCCAGGAACTGGTAAACTTGACGTCGTCGATTGTTGA
- the adhE gene encoding bifunctional acetaldehyde-CoA/alcohol dehydrogenase — MAVKEKTKSTATPVEQAVGQIVEKGQRALQELLTFDQEKIDTIVRDMALAGLERHVELARLAAEETGRGVFEDKMIKNMFATEYIYNSLRHEKTVGILEEDVQNGITYIAEPVGVVCGVTPVTNPTSTTMFKALIAIKTRNPIVFAFHPSAQRCSVEAAKTLRDAAIKAGAPKDCIQWVEEPSLEATKVLMNHEKIAMVLATGGAGMVKSAYSTGKPALGVGPGNVPCYIEQSAKVKRAVSDLVLSKTFDNGMICASEQAVIVDQEIYATVRAEMEALGCYFCTPEEKQRLESLVIKTDTCAVNADIVGKPATWIAEKAGIDVPETTVMLVAELEHVGAAEPLSHEKLSPVLGAYRVASTEEAFTIAEQMLEIGGLGHTAVIHTTNDDLMTAFGLRMKACRILVNSPSAHGGIGDLYNELTPSLTLGCGSYGINSVSENVTAKHLLNVKKVARRRVNMQWFKVPEKIYFEKNSVQYLRSMTDVSRVMIVTDPTMVQFGYADKVIQNLPQSVSYRIFDQVEPDPSVTTVQTGAQAMRDFKPDLIIALGGGSAMDAAKGMWLFYEQPNETFSNLRQKFLDIRKRAYQFPTLGRQAKFVAIPTTSGTGSEVTPFTVITDKEKNVKYPIADYALTPDVAIVDPEFVMTVPASITADTGMDVLTHATEAYVSVLANDYTDGLALKAIKMIFDYLPRAYANGSDAEAREKVHNASTMAGMAFANAFLGINHSIAHKIGGEFHTPHGRTNAILMPHVIRYNASRPTKLAAFPKYESFVADERYADIARYLGLPAATTEQGVESLIQAVADLGQRLNIKMSFKAQGIQKADFEAKLDKMAVDAFEDQCTTANPKMPLVAELRTIMEQAYEGI; from the coding sequence ATGGCTGTGAAAGAAAAAACAAAATCGACGGCAACGCCGGTCGAACAAGCAGTTGGACAAATCGTTGAAAAAGGGCAACGTGCATTACAAGAATTACTGACATTCGATCAAGAAAAAATCGACACGATCGTCCGGGATATGGCACTTGCTGGACTCGAACGGCACGTCGAACTCGCTCGTCTCGCAGCAGAAGAGACGGGACGTGGTGTCTTTGAAGATAAGATGATTAAAAATATGTTTGCGACAGAATACATCTACAACAGTCTACGTCATGAAAAAACGGTCGGGATTCTCGAAGAAGATGTCCAAAACGGCATCACCTATATCGCTGAACCGGTTGGTGTCGTCTGTGGTGTCACACCGGTCACGAACCCGACATCAACGACGATGTTCAAAGCATTGATTGCAATCAAGACACGCAACCCGATCGTCTTCGCGTTCCACCCATCGGCACAACGGTGTTCCGTCGAAGCAGCGAAAACACTCCGTGACGCAGCCATCAAAGCCGGGGCACCGAAAGACTGTATTCAATGGGTGGAAGAACCATCACTTGAAGCAACGAAAGTCTTGATGAACCATGAAAAAATCGCCATGGTCCTTGCGACAGGTGGAGCAGGAATGGTCAAATCAGCGTATTCAACAGGTAAACCGGCACTCGGTGTTGGACCAGGGAATGTTCCGTGTTACATCGAACAGTCTGCGAAAGTCAAACGGGCAGTCAGCGATCTGGTTCTCTCAAAAACGTTTGATAACGGGATGATTTGTGCGTCTGAGCAAGCCGTCATCGTCGACCAAGAGATTTATGCGACAGTTCGTGCGGAAATGGAAGCACTCGGTTGTTACTTCTGTACACCGGAAGAAAAACAACGCCTTGAATCACTCGTCATCAAAACCGATACGTGTGCCGTCAACGCGGACATCGTCGGGAAACCTGCGACATGGATCGCAGAAAAAGCCGGCATCGATGTTCCGGAAACGACGGTCATGCTCGTCGCAGAACTCGAGCACGTCGGAGCGGCAGAACCATTGTCTCATGAGAAACTCAGTCCCGTCCTCGGTGCGTATCGCGTCGCTTCGACCGAAGAAGCGTTCACGATTGCTGAACAAATGCTTGAAATCGGAGGTCTCGGTCATACAGCTGTCATTCATACGACGAACGATGACTTGATGACAGCGTTCGGACTCCGCATGAAAGCCTGCCGGATCCTCGTCAACAGCCCATCTGCTCATGGCGGAATTGGTGATCTGTACAACGAGTTGACACCATCTCTGACACTCGGTTGCGGATCATACGGGATAAACTCTGTTTCTGAAAACGTGACAGCGAAACACTTACTCAACGTCAAAAAGGTGGCGAGACGACGCGTGAACATGCAATGGTTCAAGGTCCCTGAAAAAATCTACTTCGAAAAGAACTCTGTTCAGTACTTGCGGTCGATGACTGACGTCTCACGCGTCATGATCGTGACGGATCCAACGATGGTACAGTTCGGATATGCTGATAAAGTAATTCAAAACTTGCCACAGTCCGTCAGTTACCGAATCTTTGACCAAGTCGAACCAGATCCATCGGTGACGACTGTTCAGACGGGTGCTCAAGCGATGCGTGACTTCAAACCTGACTTGATCATCGCTCTCGGTGGTGGTTCAGCGATGGATGCTGCAAAAGGAATGTGGCTCTTCTATGAACAACCGAACGAAACGTTCTCAAACTTACGTCAAAAATTCCTTGATATCCGCAAACGGGCGTATCAATTCCCGACACTTGGTCGTCAAGCGAAGTTCGTCGCGATTCCGACGACTTCTGGTACGGGTTCAGAAGTGACACCGTTCACCGTCATCACGGATAAAGAGAAAAACGTCAAATACCCGATTGCTGACTATGCATTGACACCAGACGTCGCAATCGTTGATCCAGAATTCGTCATGACAGTCCCAGCTTCGATCACTGCTGATACCGGAATGGATGTCTTGACGCATGCGACAGAAGCATACGTCTCGGTGCTTGCGAACGACTACACGGATGGACTTGCACTCAAAGCAATCAAGATGATCTTCGACTACTTGCCACGAGCATATGCTAACGGATCAGACGCCGAAGCACGCGAAAAAGTGCATAATGCGTCAACGATGGCAGGGATGGCATTCGCGAACGCCTTCCTTGGCATCAACCACTCGATCGCACACAAAATCGGTGGCGAATTCCACACGCCACACGGACGGACGAATGCGATCCTGATGCCACACGTCATTCGCTATAACGCGTCACGTCCAACAAAACTAGCAGCATTCCCGAAATACGAATCATTCGTCGCGGATGAACGGTATGCCGACATCGCACGCTACCTCGGTCTTCCGGCAGCAACGACAGAACAAGGGGTCGAATCCCTCATCCAAGCCGTTGCTGATCTTGGACAACGTCTAAACATTAAGATGTCATTCAAGGCGCAAGGCATTCAAAAAGCAGATTTCGAGGCAAAACTCGACAAGATGGCGGTCGATGCTTTTGAAGATCAATGTACGACTGCGAATCCGAAGATGCCGCTTGTCGCTGAGTTACGGACGATCATGGAACAAGCATACGAAGGCATCTAA